Proteins encoded in a region of the Saccharothrix ecbatanensis genome:
- a CDS encoding ABC transporter permease, translated as MTALEHTVTRDAVETATWRASGLVTQVTVLAVRALRPVFLDPARVFFSLLQPLVMLLLFSQVFRSVADTPLFPKGVSYIDYLVPAILFMTATTVASESAVSMTNDLRNGVLARFRSMPVRPVSVLIARSVADLMRGAMELALVLILATLVFGYSPSGGLVGMLGALLLALTTGWSLGWVFLATATWLRATENVQALSVLVVIVLQFASSAFVPVAALPEYIQAVAHVNPLSYGITAARNLSLGNAPDTALYVTLLICGLISLVGAFTAVRGFKRG; from the coding sequence GTGACCGCACTGGAGCACACCGTGACGCGCGACGCCGTCGAGACGGCCACCTGGCGGGCCAGCGGGCTCGTCACGCAGGTGACGGTGCTTGCCGTCCGGGCGCTGCGGCCGGTTTTCCTCGACCCCGCAAGGGTGTTCTTCAGCCTGTTGCAGCCGCTGGTGATGCTGCTGTTGTTCAGCCAGGTCTTCCGGAGCGTGGCCGACACGCCGCTGTTCCCCAAAGGCGTGTCGTACATCGACTACCTGGTGCCGGCGATCCTGTTCATGACGGCGACCACCGTGGCCTCGGAGTCGGCCGTCAGCATGACCAACGACCTGCGCAACGGGGTGCTGGCCCGGTTCCGGTCGATGCCGGTGCGACCGGTGTCCGTCCTCATCGCCCGCAGCGTGGCCGACCTCATGCGCGGCGCGATGGAACTGGCCCTGGTGCTGATCCTGGCGACACTCGTGTTCGGGTACAGCCCGTCCGGTGGTCTGGTGGGCATGCTCGGGGCCCTCCTGCTCGCGCTGACCACAGGGTGGAGCCTCGGCTGGGTGTTCCTGGCCACCGCCACGTGGCTGCGCGCCACCGAGAACGTGCAGGCGCTGAGCGTGCTCGTGGTGATCGTGCTGCAGTTCGCCTCCAGCGCGTTCGTCCCGGTGGCGGCGCTGCCCGAGTACATCCAGGCCGTGGCGCACGTGAACCCGTTGTCCTACGGCATCACCGCGGCTCGGAACCTGTCCCTGGGCAACGCGCCCGACACGGCCCTTTACGTGACCTTGCTCATCTGCGGCCTCATCAGCCTGGTGGGCGCGTTCACCGCAGTGCGCGGCTTCAAACGAGGCTGA
- a CDS encoding ATP-binding cassette domain-containing protein — MDHADTEALAIEAVDVTKKFGKVTALDGVSIGVPRGSVLGLLGHNGAGKTTLVNILTTMFAPTSGSARVAGFDVRRQGEQVRKRIGLTGQYASVDEDMTGLQNLVMIARLLGADRAQARRRAEELLDVFNIAHAGRRKVSTYSGGMRRRLDLGASLVGRPEVVFLDEPTTGLDPASRTAMWEIVQGLVRDGTTLLLTTQYLEEADRLADWITVLSKGKVVATGTSAALKAEIGQRTIIARLDDPSVSGIAVEAVRRLGLSPAYEPDRYALVISGIGSKDLARVVRALDDEHVELAELTLTEPTLDEVYLAVTDEPPAAAA, encoded by the coding sequence ATGGATCACGCGGACACGGAGGCTCTCGCCATCGAGGCAGTCGACGTGACGAAGAAGTTCGGCAAGGTGACCGCGCTGGACGGGGTCAGCATCGGCGTTCCGCGGGGATCTGTGCTCGGGCTGCTCGGCCACAACGGCGCGGGCAAGACCACTCTGGTCAACATCCTGACCACCATGTTCGCCCCGACCTCGGGAAGCGCCCGGGTCGCCGGGTTCGATGTGCGCAGGCAGGGTGAACAGGTGCGCAAGCGCATCGGTCTCACCGGCCAGTACGCCTCGGTCGACGAGGACATGACCGGTTTGCAGAACCTGGTCATGATCGCCCGGCTGCTGGGCGCGGACCGGGCGCAGGCACGCAGGCGGGCCGAGGAGTTGCTCGACGTCTTCAACATCGCACACGCCGGGCGGCGGAAGGTCTCCACGTACTCCGGCGGAATGCGTCGCCGGCTCGACCTCGGCGCCAGCCTGGTGGGCAGGCCCGAGGTGGTCTTCCTCGACGAGCCGACCACCGGTCTGGACCCGGCAAGCCGCACCGCCATGTGGGAGATCGTGCAGGGACTGGTCCGGGACGGCACGACCCTGCTGCTGACCACCCAGTACCTGGAGGAGGCCGATCGGCTCGCGGACTGGATCACCGTGCTGTCCAAGGGAAAGGTCGTGGCCACGGGCACCAGCGCCGCGCTGAAGGCCGAGATCGGCCAGCGGACGATCATCGCCCGGCTGGACGACCCGAGTGTGTCGGGCATCGCGGTCGAGGCGGTCCGTCGGCTCGGTCTTTCCCCGGCGTACGAACCGGACCGGTACGCGCTGGTCATCTCCGGCATCGGGTCGAAGGACCTGGCCAGGGTGGTGCGGGCACTGGACGACGAGCATGTGGAACTGGCCGAGCTGACGCTCACCGAGCCGACCCTGGACGAGGTGTACCTCGCGGTCACCGACGAGCCACCGGCGGCCGCCGCCTGA
- a CDS encoding cytochrome P450, with translation MTTVDRDPRAVARFPMPRRNPFEPPPEYREMRRTGPLSYVTAPSGTRMWLVTRHAEARQVLSHPKVSTNTSRPDFPSLRPVGRTPTPEERAELVKARQGWIIDMDPPEHGVYRRMLISEFSVRRINALRPGIQRVVDELVDEILRQGPPVDLVEMFGLPVPSLVICQMLGVPYEEHEYFQTRTAQILKMSHDPNASKAVSSEIRSYLSDLVSRAEREPGDNLIGRLVKEYVHPGALAHDALVGMAQLLLMAGHETTSNQIPLGVLTLLEHPEQLARMRADPALVPGAVEELLRYNSIADWVAFDRMACEDIEIGGELIRAGEGIFVLGASANRDERAFDDPDTFDIHRTARHHVAFGDGVHQCLGQNLARAELEIAYETLFRRIPGLRLVDDVDEIPFKFTSAIFGPYELEVTW, from the coding sequence ATGACCACGGTTGACCGGGATCCGCGCGCGGTGGCGCGCTTTCCGATGCCCCGGCGGAACCCGTTCGAACCACCTCCGGAGTACCGGGAGATGCGGCGAACGGGTCCGCTCTCGTATGTCACGGCCCCGTCCGGCACCCGGATGTGGCTGGTGACAAGGCATGCCGAAGCACGCCAGGTGCTCAGCCACCCGAAGGTCAGCACCAACACCAGCAGGCCCGACTTCCCCTCGCTGCGCCCGGTGGGCCGCACGCCCACGCCGGAGGAGCGCGCCGAGCTGGTCAAGGCGCGGCAGGGGTGGATCATCGACATGGATCCGCCGGAGCACGGGGTGTACCGGCGGATGCTGATCAGCGAGTTCAGCGTCCGGCGGATCAACGCGCTGCGGCCCGGCATCCAGCGCGTGGTCGACGAACTGGTCGACGAGATCCTGCGCCAGGGCCCGCCGGTCGACCTGGTCGAGATGTTCGGGCTGCCGGTGCCGTCGCTGGTGATCTGCCAGATGCTCGGTGTGCCGTACGAGGAACACGAGTACTTCCAGACCAGGACCGCGCAGATCCTGAAGATGTCCCACGACCCCAACGCCTCGAAGGCGGTGTCGTCGGAGATCCGTTCCTACCTCAGCGATCTGGTGAGCAGGGCGGAGCGCGAGCCGGGGGACAACCTGATCGGCCGGCTGGTCAAGGAATACGTGCACCCCGGTGCGCTGGCCCACGACGCCTTGGTGGGCATGGCCCAGTTGCTGCTGATGGCCGGCCATGAGACCACGTCCAACCAGATCCCGCTCGGTGTGCTGACCCTGCTGGAGCATCCGGAGCAGCTGGCGCGGATGCGCGCGGATCCGGCGCTCGTGCCCGGTGCGGTCGAGGAGTTGCTGCGCTACAACTCGATCGCCGACTGGGTGGCCTTCGACCGGATGGCGTGCGAGGACATCGAGATCGGCGGCGAGCTGATCCGGGCCGGTGAGGGCATCTTCGTGCTGGGCGCCTCGGCCAACCGGGACGAGCGCGCGTTCGACGACCCGGACACCTTCGACATCCACCGCACCGCCCGTCACCATGTCGCGTTCGGGGACGGCGTGCACCAGTGCCTCGGCCAGAACCTGGCGCGGGCCGAGCTGGAGATCGCCTACGAGACGCTGTTCCGGCGCATTCCCGGCCTGCGGCTGGTCGACGACGTCGACGAGATCCCGTTCAAGTTCACCAGCGCGATCTTCGGGCCGTACGAGCTGGAGGTCACCTGGTGA
- a CDS encoding TauD/TfdA family dioxygenase, translating into MISDSLRGNGKSAAKCVVAQRGRLIPVVEPGKPPILEVTSRCPVPDWISAHIYDLDALLLGFGAVLIRGLGVTDPAVLAEVRDRMSPVAVTDTEPFARRLEHGRGVVSSAEWPADQPMNPHHELSYALTFPRLLLYACLSAPLSGGATTLADATTMMSRLPADIVAKFEKLGWIMTRHYEGDVGLPWQEAFGTEDRSDVENYCRDNRIAFEWRPSGGLRTRQGRSAVIRHPSTGQSCWFNQIAFLSRWSMDEEFREYLADVPTADLPFDTRFGDGTPIGADAVRGINEAYETVVLREPWQRGDLLIVDNVRMAHGRDAYVGDRTVALAMADPVGLADCEPSVDPFLPL; encoded by the coding sequence ATGATCAGTGACTCCCTGCGCGGCAACGGGAAGTCGGCCGCGAAATGCGTGGTGGCACAGCGTGGCCGACTCATCCCGGTGGTGGAACCGGGCAAGCCCCCGATTCTCGAAGTCACGTCCCGCTGCCCGGTGCCGGACTGGATCTCCGCGCACATCTACGACCTGGACGCCCTGCTGCTGGGCTTCGGCGCTGTCCTCATCCGGGGACTGGGTGTCACCGATCCGGCGGTGCTCGCCGAGGTCCGGGACCGGATGAGCCCGGTCGCGGTGACGGACACCGAGCCGTTCGCCCGGCGCCTCGAACACGGCCGCGGTGTCGTCTCCAGTGCCGAGTGGCCCGCCGACCAGCCGATGAACCCGCACCACGAGCTGAGCTACGCGCTGACGTTCCCCCGGTTGCTGCTGTACGCGTGCCTTTCGGCGCCGCTGAGCGGTGGCGCGACGACGCTCGCCGACGCCACGACGATGATGTCCCGCCTGCCCGCGGACATCGTGGCGAAGTTCGAGAAGCTCGGCTGGATCATGACCCGGCACTACGAGGGCGACGTGGGACTGCCGTGGCAGGAGGCGTTCGGCACCGAGGACCGGTCCGACGTCGAGAACTACTGCCGGGACAACCGGATCGCGTTCGAGTGGCGACCGTCCGGCGGCCTGCGCACCCGGCAGGGCCGCTCCGCGGTGATCCGCCACCCCTCGACCGGGCAGAGCTGCTGGTTCAACCAGATCGCCTTCCTCAGCCGGTGGTCGATGGACGAGGAGTTCCGCGAGTACCTCGCCGATGTCCCGACCGCCGACCTGCCGTTCGACACGAGGTTCGGTGACGGCACACCGATCGGCGCCGACGCCGTGCGCGGGATCAACGAGGCCTACGAGACGGTGGTCCTGAGAGAACCGTGGCAGCGGGGCGACCTGCTCATCGTCGACAACGTCCGGATGGCACACGGCCGGGACGCCTACGTGGGCGACCGCACCGTGGCCCTGGCGATGGCCGACCCGGTCGGGCTGGCCGACTGCGAGCCGAGCGTCGACCCGTTCCTGCCGTTGTAG
- the sbnA gene encoding 2,3-diaminopropionate biosynthesis protein SbnA: MPIVSAPQQFNVDDLYVDLRTALGLPLYLKCEGFNFAGSVKLKAATEMIEAAEREGALGSDTILLESSSGNLGLALAMVAANKGYRFVCVTDVRCNMATRQLMETFGAKVHMITAEHPEEGYLGARLRLIRELCELDDRYLWLNQYANPNNWKAHERTTAPAIAREFPELDVLFVGAGTTGTLMGCARYFRGHRPSVTVVGIDSVGSVTFGTPSGTRMIPGLGTSVRPQLVDMSFVDDVVQVREADTVRACHELAASGFLFGGSTGTVVSGAREWLVRNRPGEELTAVAIAPDLGERYLDTVYHQSWVSEIYGPGVMPGPVPVGDIERLQVFDASL, translated from the coding sequence ATGCCCATCGTCTCCGCACCCCAGCAGTTCAACGTGGACGATCTCTACGTTGACCTGCGAACGGCACTCGGACTGCCCCTGTACCTCAAGTGCGAGGGATTCAACTTCGCCGGGTCGGTGAAGCTGAAGGCGGCGACCGAGATGATCGAGGCCGCCGAGCGCGAGGGAGCGCTGGGCAGCGACACGATTCTGCTCGAGTCGTCGTCCGGGAACCTCGGCCTCGCGCTGGCGATGGTCGCGGCGAACAAGGGTTACCGGTTCGTGTGCGTGACCGACGTCCGCTGCAACATGGCGACCAGGCAGTTGATGGAGACGTTCGGCGCGAAGGTGCACATGATCACCGCCGAGCACCCGGAAGAGGGCTACCTCGGCGCCCGGCTGCGCCTGATCCGCGAACTCTGCGAGCTCGACGACCGCTACCTGTGGCTGAACCAGTACGCCAATCCCAACAACTGGAAGGCGCACGAGCGCACGACCGCACCGGCGATCGCCCGTGAGTTCCCGGAGCTGGACGTGTTGTTCGTCGGCGCGGGCACGACCGGGACGCTGATGGGCTGCGCGCGCTACTTCCGAGGGCATCGTCCGTCGGTCACCGTCGTCGGGATCGACAGCGTCGGTTCGGTGACCTTCGGAACGCCATCCGGCACGCGGATGATCCCCGGGCTGGGCACCAGCGTACGTCCGCAGCTGGTCGACATGTCCTTCGTGGACGACGTGGTGCAGGTCCGGGAGGCGGACACCGTCCGGGCGTGTCACGAGCTGGCCGCTTCGGGTTTCCTGTTCGGTGGTTCCACCGGGACTGTCGTCAGCGGAGCGCGCGAGTGGCTGGTCCGCAATCGGCCCGGTGAGGAACTCACCGCCGTCGCGATCGCGCCGGACCTCGGTGAGCGCTACCTGGACACGGTCTACCACCAGAGCTGGGTGTCCGAGATCTACGGGCCGGGTGTGATGCCCGGTCCGGTCCCGGTCGGCGACATCGAGCGCTTGCAGGTTTTCGATGCGTCGTTGTAG
- a CDS encoding PA14 domain-containing protein translates to MSGMMKRWNRPGFSRLGARWLGAGVALAAAVAVVVQVPSTSEAKPGSSLDVPLMSDDSGALPGVQWPDGDFTAAGGVPSARPNARAAGAPAAPVLASPDDGAVVASLRPQLRANALPGQVQYQFTVGTGETPDAGQVITSGWIGRPEWVVPSGVLADGGQYRWTVQARDSASGQAGSAAEGRGLVVNLRLGEQDPSGPVPTDTVGPVTVNLSTGNVTTSLTSQFMMTGFGPQFVQFTYNSLAAASSTGLTGSYFAGDAESIKDDEQPVAVRTDPQVSFFWNVRGTPPAGVGDAFRVRWQGFIRAPKSGVYDFGGIHRSGLRVWVGDQQAYDGWGAGVQESTRYGKGVRLEAGQAYPIRIDYRATGFPSFLQLWTRVDGGRTAPVPASWLSTTASVLPPGWTVSPGPGGFVAAEATESGMTLTDGKGASTAFTRQKDGSFKAASGSASLTRDDKGGIKAVSADGVTSLFDAKGVLHSMRPGGKTGRQTNNPAGGRAHSPAAAGAAPVHVKSSPATAANPVTRVTATAAEESQEIQFHYAGSDKCPDASAPAGFLCAVSLPNGALTQLSYVNGQLARLRNPGNQVTDMAFNRANQLTRIRPSTVTDWIGMDAKRRNTDAAAYLIGYQPETGRAVRVQSPEPTGSAQRPTRREIHDYAYGSDNGIDNTQVRIAGLNPPQGWARRITRDIGGRMLTDTDATGLTTEYQWAPSDEQLSRTDPTGRRSTTVAGPDGLAMYGPAPTKCFTASGEPVDPAPAGCERVPVQRMAMDPATGTMTMTTVESDGVPDKKTAVTANEFGVPLKTVLDPGGLELTSATAYDEFFRPQSITLPSGSEITYDYFGPADTAVSPCHGGQPVPQRGSLKTNKTPASADGASRIDNYFYDADGFVAGMNFGTDKWACVESDVRQRPVKILTQGDGVHADRTIESDWAVGGDPLRFSMKDEFGTITASFDLLNRPLTYTDIHGVQTTTAYDQAGRIVSQTTIPANQADPRTTITRRYDDAGRLLEVRSGDKALATSTYKAGELVSVAYANGSSLSSIGRDAAGRVTSLNWKFSDGREVVSTVQRTRAGTVVDYALGGQDPREGGPNYEYDAAGRLVEAWVNGHHYTYDYTSPSAKSCPQGTEPNAGRNNSAVRIIDETGAGKAVTDFCYDRADRLLAAIGANTVSDVKYSSAGHMAEYTLNDSRIKITYDVAERYTGVSIDGPDPAHVTYGYDNLDSVTSRTVKGSKHDDGQTLYHTNLSGTSEVLEMKADKRVLSRTVPLPGGVIASIASGSQTWRYPNVHGDIAMAAGGDGKRMGDLYTYTPYGAPLTPDGRVDADHVPPNQNGGEYAWAGSQYKRTEHAGGLSFVVQGLRQLDPLMARYHAVGTVDNSMVAIMYQYPQADPVNVRNLNGFEPGPNEPDLTGQLVGPIGGSADPPR, encoded by the coding sequence ATGTCAGGCATGATGAAACGATGGAACCGCCCCGGTTTCAGCCGGCTGGGTGCCAGGTGGCTCGGCGCCGGGGTCGCGCTCGCGGCCGCGGTGGCCGTCGTGGTACAGGTGCCGTCGACGTCCGAGGCGAAACCGGGCAGCTCGCTCGATGTGCCGTTGATGTCCGACGACAGTGGCGCGTTACCAGGTGTGCAGTGGCCGGACGGTGACTTCACCGCGGCCGGCGGCGTGCCGTCGGCGCGTCCGAACGCACGGGCCGCTGGTGCGCCTGCGGCGCCGGTGCTCGCTTCGCCGGACGACGGCGCGGTTGTCGCGTCCCTGCGGCCACAGCTGCGTGCGAACGCGCTGCCTGGCCAGGTGCAGTACCAGTTCACCGTCGGCACGGGGGAGACGCCGGACGCCGGGCAGGTGATCACCTCCGGCTGGATCGGCAGGCCGGAGTGGGTCGTGCCGTCCGGTGTGCTGGCCGACGGCGGCCAGTACCGATGGACCGTGCAGGCCCGTGACAGCGCTTCGGGTCAGGCCGGGTCGGCGGCGGAAGGCCGCGGCCTGGTGGTGAACCTCCGGCTGGGCGAGCAGGACCCGAGCGGCCCGGTGCCCACCGACACGGTCGGCCCGGTCACCGTGAACCTCTCGACCGGCAACGTGACCACGTCGCTGACCAGCCAGTTCATGATGACCGGCTTCGGCCCGCAGTTCGTGCAGTTCACGTACAACTCGCTCGCGGCGGCGTCGAGCACCGGCCTGACCGGCTCGTACTTCGCCGGTGACGCCGAGTCCATCAAGGACGACGAGCAGCCGGTCGCGGTGCGGACCGACCCGCAGGTCTCGTTCTTCTGGAACGTCAGGGGAACGCCGCCGGCCGGCGTGGGCGACGCGTTCCGGGTGCGCTGGCAGGGCTTCATCCGCGCGCCGAAGAGCGGTGTCTACGACTTCGGCGGGATCCACCGGTCCGGCCTGCGCGTGTGGGTCGGCGATCAGCAGGCCTACGACGGCTGGGGCGCCGGTGTCCAGGAAAGCACCCGGTACGGGAAGGGCGTCCGGCTGGAAGCCGGTCAGGCTTACCCGATCCGGATCGACTACCGCGCCACCGGTTTCCCGTCGTTCCTCCAGCTGTGGACGCGTGTCGACGGCGGCCGCACGGCACCGGTGCCCGCATCCTGGCTTTCGACCACCGCGTCGGTCCTGCCGCCCGGCTGGACGGTCAGCCCAGGCCCCGGCGGCTTCGTCGCCGCTGAGGCGACCGAATCGGGCATGACGCTGACCGACGGCAAGGGCGCGTCGACCGCGTTCACCCGGCAGAAGGACGGCAGCTTCAAGGCCGCGTCCGGCTCGGCATCCCTGACCCGGGACGACAAGGGCGGTATCAAGGCGGTTTCCGCCGACGGCGTCACGTCGCTGTTCGACGCCAAGGGCGTCCTGCACTCGATGCGGCCGGGCGGCAAGACAGGCCGGCAGACGAACAACCCGGCCGGCGGCCGTGCGCATTCGCCTGCCGCTGCCGGCGCCGCGCCGGTCCACGTCAAGTCGTCGCCCGCCACCGCGGCCAACCCGGTCACTCGCGTCACGGCCACCGCCGCCGAGGAGAGCCAGGAGATCCAGTTCCACTACGCGGGCAGCGACAAGTGCCCGGACGCCTCGGCCCCGGCCGGCTTCCTGTGCGCGGTCAGCCTGCCGAACGGCGCGCTGACCCAGCTGTCCTATGTGAACGGTCAGCTGGCCAGGTTGCGCAACCCGGGCAACCAGGTCACCGACATGGCCTTCAACCGGGCGAACCAGCTGACCAGGATCCGCCCGTCGACCGTGACCGACTGGATCGGGATGGACGCCAAGCGCCGCAACACCGACGCCGCGGCTTACCTGATCGGCTACCAGCCGGAGACCGGGCGGGCGGTGCGGGTGCAGAGCCCGGAACCGACCGGATCGGCGCAACGGCCCACGCGGCGCGAGATCCACGACTACGCCTACGGCAGCGACAACGGGATCGACAACACCCAGGTCCGGATCGCCGGCCTCAACCCGCCGCAGGGCTGGGCTCGGCGGATCACCCGGGACATCGGCGGCCGGATGCTGACCGACACCGACGCCACCGGCCTGACCACCGAGTACCAGTGGGCGCCGTCGGACGAGCAGCTGTCCAGGACCGATCCCACGGGCAGGCGCAGCACCACTGTCGCCGGGCCGGACGGGTTGGCGATGTACGGCCCTGCCCCGACGAAGTGCTTCACCGCGTCCGGTGAGCCGGTCGACCCGGCACCCGCCGGGTGCGAGCGGGTGCCCGTCCAGCGGATGGCGATGGACCCGGCCACGGGCACCATGACCATGACCACGGTCGAGTCGGACGGGGTGCCGGACAAGAAGACGGCCGTCACGGCGAACGAGTTCGGTGTGCCGTTGAAGACCGTGCTCGACCCGGGTGGCCTGGAGTTGACGTCGGCGACGGCCTACGACGAGTTCTTCCGGCCGCAGTCGATCACCCTGCCCTCCGGCTCGGAGATCACGTACGACTACTTCGGCCCGGCGGACACCGCGGTGAGCCCTTGCCACGGCGGGCAGCCCGTGCCGCAGCGCGGATCGTTGAAGACCAACAAGACTCCGGCGTCCGCCGACGGGGCCAGCCGGATCGACAACTACTTCTACGACGCCGACGGGTTCGTGGCCGGGATGAACTTCGGCACGGACAAGTGGGCCTGTGTGGAGTCCGACGTCCGGCAGCGGCCGGTGAAGATCCTCACCCAGGGCGACGGCGTGCACGCCGACCGGACGATCGAGTCCGACTGGGCGGTCGGCGGCGACCCGCTGCGGTTCTCCATGAAGGACGAGTTCGGCACCATCACCGCGTCCTTCGACCTGCTGAACCGGCCGCTCACGTACACCGACATCCACGGTGTGCAGACCACGACCGCATACGACCAGGCAGGCCGGATCGTCAGCCAGACGACGATCCCGGCGAACCAGGCCGACCCGCGCACCACGATCACCCGGCGCTACGACGACGCGGGCCGGTTGCTCGAGGTCCGGTCCGGGGACAAGGCACTGGCCACGTCCACCTACAAGGCGGGTGAGCTGGTGTCGGTGGCGTACGCCAACGGCAGCTCGCTGTCGTCCATCGGCCGGGACGCCGCCGGCCGGGTGACCAGCCTGAACTGGAAGTTCTCCGACGGCCGCGAGGTGGTCAGCACAGTTCAGCGCACGCGGGCCGGAACGGTCGTCGACTACGCGCTCGGTGGCCAGGACCCCCGCGAGGGCGGTCCGAACTACGAGTACGACGCGGCGGGCCGGCTCGTCGAGGCGTGGGTCAACGGGCACCACTACACCTACGACTACACGTCGCCGTCGGCCAAGAGCTGTCCGCAGGGCACTGAGCCGAACGCGGGCCGCAACAACAGCGCGGTCCGGATCATCGACGAGACCGGTGCGGGCAAGGCGGTCACGGACTTCTGCTACGACCGCGCCGACCGGCTGCTCGCCGCCATCGGCGCCAACACGGTGTCGGACGTGAAGTACAGCTCGGCCGGGCACATGGCGGAGTACACGCTCAACGACAGCCGCATCAAGATCACCTACGACGTGGCGGAGCGGTACACCGGTGTCTCGATCGACGGGCCGGACCCGGCGCACGTCACCTACGGCTATGACAACCTCGACTCGGTGACCAGCCGCACGGTCAAGGGAAGCAAGCACGACGACGGCCAGACCCTCTACCACACCAACCTTTCCGGCACCTCCGAGGTGCTGGAGATGAAGGCGGACAAGCGGGTCCTCAGCCGGACCGTGCCGCTGCCCGGCGGTGTGATCGCGTCGATCGCGAGCGGCAGCCAGACCTGGCGCTACCCGAACGTGCACGGCGACATCGCGATGGCCGCCGGCGGCGACGGCAAGCGGATGGGTGATCTCTACACCTACACGCCGTACGGCGCGCCGCTGACGCCCGACGGCCGGGTCGACG
- the sbnB gene encoding 2,3-diaminopropionate biosynthesis protein SbnB, translating to MSQQPRPFAVISGAQVDRVLSGNEKRVVELVEGAYRVHGEGDTVNPPSYFLRFPDRPTSRIIALPASIGGEVRVDGLKWISSFPDNVEAGIPRASAVLVLNDHDTGYPLACLESSIISAARTAASAALAADRLTRKHGRPVRIGFVGTGLIARYIHTYLAGTGWQFDEIGVHDLSAEHADGFRGYLTGAGAAKVTVHERAEDLITSSDLIVFATVAGTPHVTETAWFDHNPLVLHVSLRDLGPEIILASTNIVDDVEHCLKANTSVHLAEQRTGGREFLHGTLYDVMRGEAPEHDGTRPLVFSPFGLGVLDLAVGKYVYDQVGSDGELLVVPDFFHELSRYGHRDSGSHSSSAR from the coding sequence ATGTCCCAGCAACCCCGGCCCTTCGCCGTGATCTCCGGCGCCCAGGTCGACCGCGTGCTCAGCGGCAACGAGAAGCGCGTGGTGGAACTGGTGGAGGGCGCCTACCGGGTGCACGGCGAAGGCGACACGGTGAACCCGCCGTCGTACTTCCTGCGCTTCCCGGACCGTCCGACCTCACGCATCATCGCGCTGCCGGCGTCCATCGGCGGTGAGGTGCGGGTGGACGGTCTGAAGTGGATATCCAGCTTCCCCGACAACGTCGAGGCCGGCATCCCGCGGGCGTCGGCGGTGCTCGTGCTCAACGACCACGACACTGGATACCCGTTGGCCTGCCTGGAGTCCTCCATCATCAGCGCCGCCCGCACGGCGGCGTCCGCGGCACTGGCCGCCGACCGGCTGACCAGGAAGCACGGCCGGCCGGTGCGGATCGGGTTCGTCGGCACCGGCTTGATCGCCCGCTACATCCACACGTACCTGGCCGGCACCGGCTGGCAGTTCGACGAGATCGGCGTGCACGACCTCAGCGCCGAGCACGCGGACGGTTTCCGCGGCTACCTCACCGGCGCCGGGGCGGCGAAGGTGACCGTCCACGAGCGGGCCGAGGACCTGATCACCTCGTCCGACCTGATCGTGTTCGCGACGGTCGCCGGCACGCCGCACGTGACCGAGACCGCGTGGTTCGACCACAACCCGCTGGTGCTGCACGTCTCGCTGCGGGACCTCGGCCCGGAGATCATCCTGGCGTCGACCAACATCGTCGACGACGTCGAGCACTGCCTGAAGGCGAACACGTCCGTGCACCTGGCCGAGCAGCGCACCGGCGGTCGGGAGTTCCTGCACGGCACGCTGTACGACGTGATGCGCGGCGAGGCGCCCGAGCACGACGGCACGCGCCCGCTGGTGTTCTCCCCGTTCGGGCTGGGGGTGCTCGACCTCGCGGTCGGCAAGTACGTCTACGACCAGGTCGGTTCCGACGGTGAGCTGCTGGTCGTGCCCGACTTCTTCCACGAGCTGAGCCGGTACGGGCACCGGGACTCGGGATCCCATAGCTCCTCGGCGAGGTGA
- a CDS encoding MbtH family protein, with amino-acid sequence MTNPFEDNEANFRVLVNEEGQHSLWPAFAEVPAGWTVVHGEDSRQSCLDYVERSWTDMRPKSLVAFMDQSS; translated from the coding sequence ATGACTAACCCGTTCGAGGACAACGAGGCCAACTTCCGCGTGTTGGTCAACGAGGAGGGCCAGCACTCGCTGTGGCCCGCGTTCGCCGAGGTCCCGGCCGGCTGGACGGTCGTGCACGGCGAGGACAGCCGGCAGTCCTGCCTGGATTACGTGGAGCGCAGCTGGACCGACATGCGGCCCAAGAGCCTGGTCGCGTTCATGGACCAGTCGAGCTGA
- a CDS encoding ferredoxin: MTEISVRADEGRCVGAGRCVISAPDIFDSDDDGIVTVLRQPDESTIADVREAVRLCPGRAISLEPGPPGGAVSVDQGTTREKNPCQA, encoded by the coding sequence GTGACAGAGATTTCCGTCCGTGCGGACGAGGGGCGTTGCGTCGGCGCGGGTCGGTGCGTGATCTCCGCACCGGACATTTTCGACTCGGATGACGACGGCATCGTCACCGTGCTGCGGCAACCCGATGAATCCACGATAGCGGATGTGCGCGAGGCCGTGCGCCTGTGCCCGGGGCGGGCTATCAGCCTGGAACCCGGGCCACCCGGCGGGGCAGTGAGTGTCGACCAGGGGACAACCAGAGAGAAGAATCCATGTCAGGCATGA